In Alteromonas mediterranea DE, a single genomic region encodes these proteins:
- a CDS encoding RnfH family protein, with the protein MSNKLINIEVAYALPTKQAIVEVAIHENATVEEGIAASNITEQFPEIDLKAAKVGIWSRVVKLRDTLSDGDRIEIYRPLIADPKEIRKRRAEKAKEEGRADKVTGGKVNPLKAKS; encoded by the coding sequence ATGAGCAATAAACTCATTAATATTGAAGTTGCCTATGCATTGCCCACCAAGCAAGCCATTGTAGAAGTGGCTATTCACGAAAACGCGACGGTTGAAGAGGGGATTGCTGCTTCAAACATTACCGAGCAGTTTCCAGAAATTGATTTAAAGGCCGCTAAAGTTGGCATTTGGAGTCGCGTGGTTAAGCTTCGCGATACCCTGTCAGACGGCGATCGTATTGAAATTTATAGACCCCTTATTGCCGACCCGAAAGAGATACGCAAGCGCAGGGCTGAAAAAGCAAAGGAAGAGGGCAGGGCTGATAAGGTAACGGGCGGGAAAGTAAACCCGCTTAAGGCGAAGTCTTAA